The genomic segment ATTCAGCAGTATTGTTACAGGTAAGCCTTTGCCGCAAATCAGCTGAAAAATCCCTGGAATCGGAAAAATTGAAAAAATCATCATAAAATACAGTTCCTGAATCAGAATTACACATGATTTTATTGATCTTATCAGGAAACTTATCCAGTATCTCTGCAAGTTCCCTGAACCCTGTTTTTATCCTGCTGAGTGTTATTCCTGCCCACCAGCCTTTTTCTAATACCCTGCCGATAATGTCCAGGCTGCAGTGATCAATAACTGCAGCAGGTTTAAGTCCAGGATATTTATCCATTATATCAAGTATTTTACCGGCGGTCTCCTTTTTATTGTTCCGAGGTGTATGGATGCCTATACATTTCTCTTTTTCCAGGATATATTTTTCCATTTCAAGATGCGCTTCAAATATCTCTTTTTCCTTACTGCTCCCTGTTTCCAGGCCGATCTCCCCAATTCCCAGACAAAAAGGATTATCAAGAAAAGGCATTATCATCTCTTTTATATGGCAGGGTTTTAAATCATCAGGAATATTACGGGGATGAACCCCTGAAAGAAAAAAGGATTTTAATCCCCTGTCATTCATCTGTTTTATAAAATCCTGCTGGGTTTTCAGATAATTTTTTAAATCACTCAGGGTTTCAATATCTTCGGCAAATGCCCATGAAACAGGAATATATTTTTGAATCTTCATCCATTCAAGCAGTTTATTATTATTTTTTTTATATATAAGATCCAGATGAATATGGCTGTCTATTACAATCTTATATGGATAATTCATTTTTAATCTCCTTTTTTTAAGTCTTTAATCAGCACCAAAAGCAGGATTTATTTCTGACCATAGGTCTTAAACCTTTCAAGCACCTTGTCCATTTCATGTTTTGAAATAAGAGGCGGCAGTCCTACTGATTTTGTCTGATAATATATCCTGGCAACAAATTCAATCTCTTCGGCAACTGCAAAAGCCCTGGCAATAGATTCCCCTACAGCAGCCATCCCGTGATTTGCCATAAGAACAGCATTATAATCCTTGATAGTCATGGTTATACTGTCAGCAAGCTCCCTGGTTCCAAATTCAGCATAAGGAGCAACAGGCACCTTATGGCCTGAAAAACCTACAAGATAATGCACAGCAGGTATTTCCCACTGAAGGCAGGCCATTGTGGTTGCATAAGCTGAATGGGTATGGATTACCGAGCAGATATCAAGCCTTTTTTTGTATAAAGCAAGATGAAAACCATATTCACTGGAAGGCTTTTTTTTACTGTCAACAATATTGGCATCCATATCAAGAACAACCACATCTTCAGGCTTTATTTCAGAATATTCAATACCTGTGG from the Desulfonema limicola genome contains:
- a CDS encoding TatD family hydrolase, whose protein sequence is MNYPYKIVIDSHIHLDLIYKKNNNKLLEWMKIQKYIPVSWAFAEDIETLSDLKNYLKTQQDFIKQMNDRGLKSFFLSGVHPRNIPDDLKPCHIKEMIMPFLDNPFCLGIGEIGLETGSSKEKEIFEAHLEMEKYILEKEKCIGIHTPRNNKKETAGKILDIMDKYPGLKPAAVIDHCSLDIIGRVLEKGWWAGITLSRIKTGFRELAEILDKFPDKINKIMCNSDSGTVFYDDFFNFSDSRDFSADLRQRLTCNNTAEFFKMIF
- a CDS encoding L-fuculose-phosphate aldolase, with translation MLLEKEREKIVLFGNKLISSGLTTGTGGNLSILNREKGLAAISPTGIEYSEIKPEDVVVLDMDANIVDSKKKPSSEYGFHLALYKKRLDICSVIHTHSAYATTMACLQWEIPAVHYLVGFSGHKVPVAPYAEFGTRELADSITMTIKDYNAVLMANHGMAAVGESIARAFAVAEEIEFVARIYYQTKSVGLPPLISKHEMDKVLERFKTYGQK